The following are encoded together in the Malaya genurostris strain Urasoe2022 chromosome 3, Malgen_1.1, whole genome shotgun sequence genome:
- the LOC131438597 gene encoding polyglutamylase complex subunit TTLL1 isoform X3, with amino-acid sequence MEGHERMKICFCTDLDKSVLISNFEKRGWVQVPADDDWNFYWAGTGTCRNIFSVDSGYRMHDNQMINHFPNHYELSRKDLLVKNIKRYRKDLERDGNPLAEKTEANMPGGKYLYLYLDFIPITFVLPADYNMFVEEYRKNPQSTWIMKPCGKSQGAGIFLINKLSKLKRWSREAKTSFHPQIGKESYVISRYIENPLLIGGKKFDLRLYVLVTSFRPLKAYLFRLGFCRFCTVKYDTSVTELDNMYVHLTNVSVQKHGGEYNNHHGGKWSVQNLRLFLEGTRGKDVTDKLFGAIIWLIVHSLKAVSSVMASDRHCFECYGYDIIIDNTLKPWLVEVNASPSLTSTTANDRILKYKLIDNILNIVLPPDGIPDVRWNKIPNPDMLGNFDLLIDEEISAQDDGIPSTNGKGRSSSNRWK; translated from the exons ATGGAAG GTCACGAACGGATGAAGATATGTTTTTGCACGGATCTGGATAAATCAGTGTTGATCAGTAACTTCGAGAAACGCGGTTGGGTGCAGGTGCCAGCCGATGATGATTGGAATTTTTACTGGGCAGGAACGGGCACTTGCCGGAACATTTTTAGTGTCGATAGTGGCTACCGGATGCATGACAATCAGATGATAAATCATTTCCCCAACCATTACGAGCTCTCGCGCAAAGATTTGCTCGTTAAGAATATAAAACGTTACCGAAAGGATCTAGAACGTGACGGGAATCCACTGGCCGAGAAAACGGAAGCCAACATGCCCGgtggcaaatatttgtatttgtatttggatTTCATTCCCATTACCTTCGTTTTACCGGCCGATTACAATATGTTTGTCGAAGAGTATCGAAAAAACCCGCAAAGCACTTGGATTATGAAGCCATGCGGAAAGTCGCAAGGAGCGGGAATATTtctgatcaataaactttcCAAGTTGAAAAGATGGTCTAGAGAGGCAAAGACATCGTTTCACCCTCAGATTGGAAAGGAGAGTTACGTTATTTCAAG ATACATTGAAAATCCTTTGCTAATCGGcggaaaaaaattcgatttacgGCTATATGTTTTGGTCACGTCCTTTCGACCGTTGAAAGCATATCTTTTTCGGCTGGGATTCTGTCGTTTCTGCACGGTGAAATACGACACTAGTGTAACCGAACTGGACAACATGTATGTACACTTGACCAATGTCAGTGTTCAGAAACATGGT GGCGAATACAACAATCACCATGGGGGAAAGTGGAGCGTTCAAAATTTGCGGCTCTTCCTGGAAGGTACTCGTGGTAAGGATGTGACTGATAAACTGTTTGGAGCGATCATCTGGCTGATTGTTCACTCGCTGAAGGCAGTTTCCAGTGTGATGGCCAGTGATCGTCATTGTTTCGAGTGCTATGGATACGACATAATAATCGATAACACCCTCAAGCCGTGGTTGGTCGAAGTCAACGCATCACCGTCTCTGACGTCAACTACGGCGAACGATCGGATACTGAAGTATAAACTGATCGATAATATTCTGAACATTGTTCTGCCCCCGGACGGGATTCCGGA TGTAAGATGGAACAAAATTCCCAACCCTGACATGCTCGGTAATTTTGATTTACTGATCGACGAAGAAATCTCCGCCCAGGATGATGGAATTCCCAGCACAAACGGTAAAGGCAGATCTAGCAGCAATCGATGGAAGTGA
- the LOC131438691 gene encoding large ribosomal subunit protein uL23m: protein MSTRWYPIYQRGNPQLRVFLPNFWLKLIRPEHDQPPNVVQFACSMEMTKYDVKNYLQKIYNVPVVDVRTRIACGPTKRDQVMGYVTKNEDTKLAYVTLPKDMKFEFPDLFPEAAKQQQEEDKKSLDEAKNNHKKYLEKNKHRPGTPGWFTI, encoded by the exons ATGTCAACACGTTGGTATCCTATCTACCAGAGAGGTAATCCGCAGTTACGTGTATTTTTacctaacttttggttgaaactaATTCGACCGGAACACGATCAACCTCCAAACGTGGTTCAGTTCGCCTGCTCAATGGAAATGACCAAGTACGATGTGAAGAATTACCTGCAGAAAATTTACAACGTTCCTGTGGTTGATGTTCGAACCAGAATAGCATGTGGACCTACCAAACGGGATCAAGTGATGGGTTACGTTACCAAAAACGAAGATACTAAATTGGCGTATGTCACATTG CCTAAAGATATGAAGTTCGAGTTCCCTGATCTTTTCCCGGAAGCAGCCAAACAGCAACAAGAAGAGGACAAGAAATCCTTGGATGAAGCAAAAAATAACCACAAGAAATACCTTGAAAAGAACAAGCATAGGCCTGGAACACCGGGATGGtttacaatataa
- the LOC131438597 gene encoding polyglutamylase complex subunit TTLL1 isoform X1, whose product MIVMDRTLTTDPKRVSTNLATMYGRIASGHERMKICFCTDLDKSVLISNFEKRGWVQVPADDDWNFYWAGTGTCRNIFSVDSGYRMHDNQMINHFPNHYELSRKDLLVKNIKRYRKDLERDGNPLAEKTEANMPGGKYLYLYLDFIPITFVLPADYNMFVEEYRKNPQSTWIMKPCGKSQGAGIFLINKLSKLKRWSREAKTSFHPQIGKESYVISRYIENPLLIGGKKFDLRLYVLVTSFRPLKAYLFRLGFCRFCTVKYDTSVTELDNMYVHLTNVSVQKHGGEYNNHHGGKWSVQNLRLFLEGTRGKDVTDKLFGAIIWLIVHSLKAVSSVMASDRHCFECYGYDIIIDNTLKPWLVEVNASPSLTSTTANDRILKYKLIDNILNIVLPPDGIPDVRWNKIPNPDMLGNFDLLIDEEISAQDDGIPSTNGKGRSSSNRWK is encoded by the exons ATGATAGTCATGGATAGGACATTGACTACGGATCCAAAGCGAGTGTCGACTAATCTAGCTACTATGTATGGAAG AATCGCTTCAGGTCACGAACGGATGAAGATATGTTTTTGCACGGATCTGGATAAATCAGTGTTGATCAGTAACTTCGAGAAACGCGGTTGGGTGCAGGTGCCAGCCGATGATGATTGGAATTTTTACTGGGCAGGAACGGGCACTTGCCGGAACATTTTTAGTGTCGATAGTGGCTACCGGATGCATGACAATCAGATGATAAATCATTTCCCCAACCATTACGAGCTCTCGCGCAAAGATTTGCTCGTTAAGAATATAAAACGTTACCGAAAGGATCTAGAACGTGACGGGAATCCACTGGCCGAGAAAACGGAAGCCAACATGCCCGgtggcaaatatttgtatttgtatttggatTTCATTCCCATTACCTTCGTTTTACCGGCCGATTACAATATGTTTGTCGAAGAGTATCGAAAAAACCCGCAAAGCACTTGGATTATGAAGCCATGCGGAAAGTCGCAAGGAGCGGGAATATTtctgatcaataaactttcCAAGTTGAAAAGATGGTCTAGAGAGGCAAAGACATCGTTTCACCCTCAGATTGGAAAGGAGAGTTACGTTATTTCAAG ATACATTGAAAATCCTTTGCTAATCGGcggaaaaaaattcgatttacgGCTATATGTTTTGGTCACGTCCTTTCGACCGTTGAAAGCATATCTTTTTCGGCTGGGATTCTGTCGTTTCTGCACGGTGAAATACGACACTAGTGTAACCGAACTGGACAACATGTATGTACACTTGACCAATGTCAGTGTTCAGAAACATGGT GGCGAATACAACAATCACCATGGGGGAAAGTGGAGCGTTCAAAATTTGCGGCTCTTCCTGGAAGGTACTCGTGGTAAGGATGTGACTGATAAACTGTTTGGAGCGATCATCTGGCTGATTGTTCACTCGCTGAAGGCAGTTTCCAGTGTGATGGCCAGTGATCGTCATTGTTTCGAGTGCTATGGATACGACATAATAATCGATAACACCCTCAAGCCGTGGTTGGTCGAAGTCAACGCATCACCGTCTCTGACGTCAACTACGGCGAACGATCGGATACTGAAGTATAAACTGATCGATAATATTCTGAACATTGTTCTGCCCCCGGACGGGATTCCGGA TGTAAGATGGAACAAAATTCCCAACCCTGACATGCTCGGTAATTTTGATTTACTGATCGACGAAGAAATCTCCGCCCAGGATGATGGAATTCCCAGCACAAACGGTAAAGGCAGATCTAGCAGCAATCGATGGAAGTGA
- the LOC131438597 gene encoding polyglutamylase complex subunit TTLL1 isoform X2 — MNVKLPKKMRRGHERMKICFCTDLDKSVLISNFEKRGWVQVPADDDWNFYWAGTGTCRNIFSVDSGYRMHDNQMINHFPNHYELSRKDLLVKNIKRYRKDLERDGNPLAEKTEANMPGGKYLYLYLDFIPITFVLPADYNMFVEEYRKNPQSTWIMKPCGKSQGAGIFLINKLSKLKRWSREAKTSFHPQIGKESYVISRYIENPLLIGGKKFDLRLYVLVTSFRPLKAYLFRLGFCRFCTVKYDTSVTELDNMYVHLTNVSVQKHGGEYNNHHGGKWSVQNLRLFLEGTRGKDVTDKLFGAIIWLIVHSLKAVSSVMASDRHCFECYGYDIIIDNTLKPWLVEVNASPSLTSTTANDRILKYKLIDNILNIVLPPDGIPDVRWNKIPNPDMLGNFDLLIDEEISAQDDGIPSTNGKGRSSSNRWK; from the exons ATGAATGTTAAATTACCAAAGAAAATGCGACGAG GTCACGAACGGATGAAGATATGTTTTTGCACGGATCTGGATAAATCAGTGTTGATCAGTAACTTCGAGAAACGCGGTTGGGTGCAGGTGCCAGCCGATGATGATTGGAATTTTTACTGGGCAGGAACGGGCACTTGCCGGAACATTTTTAGTGTCGATAGTGGCTACCGGATGCATGACAATCAGATGATAAATCATTTCCCCAACCATTACGAGCTCTCGCGCAAAGATTTGCTCGTTAAGAATATAAAACGTTACCGAAAGGATCTAGAACGTGACGGGAATCCACTGGCCGAGAAAACGGAAGCCAACATGCCCGgtggcaaatatttgtatttgtatttggatTTCATTCCCATTACCTTCGTTTTACCGGCCGATTACAATATGTTTGTCGAAGAGTATCGAAAAAACCCGCAAAGCACTTGGATTATGAAGCCATGCGGAAAGTCGCAAGGAGCGGGAATATTtctgatcaataaactttcCAAGTTGAAAAGATGGTCTAGAGAGGCAAAGACATCGTTTCACCCTCAGATTGGAAAGGAGAGTTACGTTATTTCAAG ATACATTGAAAATCCTTTGCTAATCGGcggaaaaaaattcgatttacgGCTATATGTTTTGGTCACGTCCTTTCGACCGTTGAAAGCATATCTTTTTCGGCTGGGATTCTGTCGTTTCTGCACGGTGAAATACGACACTAGTGTAACCGAACTGGACAACATGTATGTACACTTGACCAATGTCAGTGTTCAGAAACATGGT GGCGAATACAACAATCACCATGGGGGAAAGTGGAGCGTTCAAAATTTGCGGCTCTTCCTGGAAGGTACTCGTGGTAAGGATGTGACTGATAAACTGTTTGGAGCGATCATCTGGCTGATTGTTCACTCGCTGAAGGCAGTTTCCAGTGTGATGGCCAGTGATCGTCATTGTTTCGAGTGCTATGGATACGACATAATAATCGATAACACCCTCAAGCCGTGGTTGGTCGAAGTCAACGCATCACCGTCTCTGACGTCAACTACGGCGAACGATCGGATACTGAAGTATAAACTGATCGATAATATTCTGAACATTGTTCTGCCCCCGGACGGGATTCCGGA TGTAAGATGGAACAAAATTCCCAACCCTGACATGCTCGGTAATTTTGATTTACTGATCGACGAAGAAATCTCCGCCCAGGATGATGGAATTCCCAGCACAAACGGTAAAGGCAGATCTAGCAGCAATCGATGGAAGTGA
- the LOC131438709 gene encoding cytochrome b-c1 complex subunit 8, which yields MGHGFGELAKVRGIVVHKISPFEQKAFANYFSKTIPNTLRRIRSQIFIVTPPFIVGYLVYNYVENLHTQLNRKNPADYENDS from the exons ATGGGACACGGATTCGGTGAACTGGCCAAGGTACGCGGCATTGTTGTTCATAAAATATCACCCTTCGAACAGAAGGCTTTCGCAAACTACTTTAGTAAGACGATTCCGAATACTCTCCGACGGATCAGGTCTCAAATTTTTATTGTGACACCAC CCTTTATTGTGGGATATTTGGTATACAATTATGTGGAAAATCTGCACACTCAGTTAAACCGTAAGAATCCAGCTGATTATGAAAATGATTCGTAA